The following are encoded together in the Ezakiella massiliensis genome:
- a CDS encoding B12-binding domain-containing radical SAM protein — translation MKVLLVGVNSKYIHTALAVDYIYGMCGNFDVEKLEFNINQNLNFVYGEILKREAQVILFSTYIWNIDYISKLTSDLSQVTDAIIGWGGIESNFEIETHFKENPGLDIIIRDEGELTVPDLLGALENKRDLKNVLGISYREGENIFHNPPRPLIKNLDIIPSPFVDIKCPPGKIIYYEMSRGCPFKCTFCMSSTIKGVRYFSTERIKSDLLYIMDSGAKIVKLVDRTFNANERESIEMMTFIKDNVKTDMVFHMELMAHLISDNFLEFLSTLPKGLFQFEVGVQSSNPKTLEAIERRADLDRLKYVVQKIRSFNNIHQHVDQIAGLPYEDYKSFKESFNYIYSLGAEKFQLGFLKVLRGSKIKAQAAEHGIKFTTYAPYEVLETKYISALELKRIKVIEDLVEKFSNEDYFANTLEYVIKDYKPFDFFEAMSIFWEDHGYTEIGHSRDSLYEYFYEFLSDRPDIEYIKELLRLDFISNNRKNPPAFLNPQPLALPVYHELLDKIDIRQLFDLDMTSPTKYLVKDFRFEYFNFNNKKVLFGVKYKPEITVKEIQI, via the coding sequence ATGAAAGTACTTTTAGTTGGAGTCAATTCAAAATACATCCACACCGCCCTGGCTGTCGATTATATCTACGGCATGTGCGGGAATTTTGATGTGGAAAAACTAGAATTTAATATAAATCAAAATCTAAATTTCGTCTACGGGGAAATTTTAAAGAGAGAGGCCCAGGTGATTTTATTTTCCACCTACATATGGAATATCGATTACATTTCCAAACTCACTTCCGATTTATCTCAGGTGACCGATGCCATCATCGGCTGGGGCGGGATCGAATCCAATTTTGAAATCGAAACTCATTTTAAAGAAAATCCTGGCCTGGATATAATAATTAGAGACGAGGGCGAGCTCACTGTGCCCGATTTACTAGGAGCTTTGGAAAATAAAAGAGATTTAAAAAATGTTTTAGGAATTTCTTATAGGGAAGGTGAAAATATTTTCCACAATCCGCCCAGGCCCCTAATAAAAAACCTGGACATTATCCCAAGTCCCTTTGTAGATATCAAGTGCCCACCTGGCAAAATAATCTACTACGAGATGAGCCGGGGCTGTCCATTTAAGTGCACTTTTTGCATGTCATCAACAATTAAAGGTGTCAGATATTTTTCGACCGAGCGAATCAAGTCGGACCTTCTTTACATCATGGATTCGGGCGCCAAAATCGTCAAGTTGGTCGACAGGACCTTTAACGCCAACGAGCGCGAAAGCATTGAAATGATGACCTTTATCAAGGACAATGTCAAGACCGACATGGTCTTTCACATGGAGCTTATGGCCCACCTGATCTCAGATAACTTTTTGGAATTTTTATCCACCCTGCCCAAGGGTCTCTTTCAATTTGAAGTCGGCGTTCAATCGTCCAATCCAAAAACCCTGGAGGCCATAGAAAGGCGGGCCGATTTAGACAGGTTAAAATACGTAGTCCAAAAAATTCGTTCTTTCAATAACATCCACCAGCACGTGGACCAAATCGCAGGCCTACCCTACGAAGACTACAAGTCCTTCAAAGAGTCTTTCAATTATATTTACTCGCTGGGCGCAGAAAAATTCCAGCTGGGCTTTTTAAAAGTCCTCCGCGGTTCAAAAATAAAAGCCCAGGCGGCCGAACACGGGATAAAATTTACGACCTATGCCCCCTATGAAGTCTTAGAGACAAAATACATTTCCGCCCTTGAGCTTAAGAGGATCAAGGTTATCGAAGACCTTGTTGAAAAATTTTCCAACGAAGATTATTTTGCCAACACCCTTGAATATGTAATTAAAGACTACAAGCCCTTTGATTTCTTTGAGGCCATGAGCATCTTTTGGGAAGACCACGGCTACACGGAGATCGGTCACTCCCGCGACTCTCTCTATGAGTATTTTTACGAATTTTTGTCGGACAGGCCGGACATAGAATATATCAAAGAGCTATTGAGGCTGGATTTTATTTCCAACAACCGCAAAAATCCTCCTGCCTTTTTAAATCCACAGCCCCTGGCCTTGCCAGTCTATCACGAGCTACTCGATAAAATCGACATCCGCCAGCTCTTCGATCTAGACATGACCAGCCCAACCAAGTACCTGGTCAAGGACTTCCGCTTTGAATACTTTAATTTTAATAATAAAAAAGTTTTGTTTGGAGTCAAATACAAGCCAGAAATAACGGTCAAGGAAATCCAAATTTAA
- a CDS encoding DNA alkylation repair protein → MVDLNFYKDQSYGDFTAKLIPNIDREKILGIRMPTLRKLAKEIYKNEGLGFLENLPHFYHEENMIHGLLINEIKDGDLAREKLLAFGNYLENWAQTDVIKPKAFKKNPTIARETARELISRGGEYQVRMGVILLMNLQGENFLPSDLDQIVQIKTDFYYVNMARAWYMAELLVKNFDPAYEALENKVLDEWTQNKAIQKARESYRVSDQTKEQLLEFRV, encoded by the coding sequence ATGGTTGATTTAAATTTTTACAAGGATCAAAGCTACGGGGACTTTACGGCAAAATTAATTCCAAATATAGATCGGGAAAAGATTTTGGGAATTAGGATGCCGACCTTAAGAAAGCTTGCAAAAGAAATTTATAAAAATGAGGGGCTAGGTTTTTTAGAAAATCTGCCCCATTTTTATCATGAAGAAAATATGATTCACGGCCTACTTATAAATGAAATCAAGGATGGAGATTTGGCTAGGGAAAAACTCTTGGCCTTTGGGAATTATCTTGAAAATTGGGCCCAGACAGATGTCATTAAGCCCAAAGCTTTTAAGAAGAATCCAACTATAGCAAGAGAAACTGCCAGAGAACTTATTAGTAGAGGTGGCGAATACCAAGTGCGGATGGGCGTAATTTTACTTATGAATTTGCAAGGGGAAAATTTTTTGCCATCCGATTTGGATCAAATAGTCCAGATAAAAACTGATTTTTATTATGTAAATATGGCTCGGGCTTGGTATATGGCAGAGCTTTTGGTGAAAAATTTTGACCCGGCCTATGAGGCTTTAGAAAATAAAGTTTTAGATGAGTGGACGCAGAACAAAGCCATACAGAAGGCGAGAGAGAGTTATAGGGTTTCAGATCAAACGAAAGAACAACTATTAGAATTTAGGGTCTAA
- a CDS encoding DHH family phosphoesterase, translated as MKNFWELTKFGVNKYFRFSYRYILLAIVVTVILVFLEPILAGLLIVTLAFLITYDIREHDTKIKALESEKSKESEEFESVTMHAIFRMPYPLVMTDKSGVITWQNSPFSEIVGEIDRNAKLNELIPAINLSELEKEQKSFNISYKDKYYLVRSDKVLDHGKVDRYIVYMLDVTKNRELEKAYNQDALAVMVVFVDNLDEAKTGGDEALRTKISSTVDTTIVDYFTSHNSIVRKYDNDKYLVIADRDSFNKIKAKKFNILDTIRELEFENTIPLTLSIGVCDLGENPNEKFVKARSAIDIALGRGGDQAVCVGENGYEYFGGKTKAVQKHTKVKARVIGYALKELIDQVENIYVSGHKNPDMDAIGSAVGIMAIVQLRGKNARLILDDDTEAVTSIMDLMKAESKAMYDSIISPDEALRSFKKGDLLILTDHHKPSLSPSKELSEKADNIVIIDHHRRSDEFIDNPALVYLEPHASSASELVAEILQYMIDDKKLSHFESSALMAGIMLDTKNFTTQTGLRTFEAAGLLTRMGADPEEVKLLFRDDFKTFVNKAKAVESAEIYKDYFAISMTKNEGNEAILTAAQASDDLLKIEGVKASFVMAKIDNMVHISARSMGQVSVQLIMEALGGGGHIAQAGARVEGTIDEVKEKIKDAIDDYIKEEKDESNTN; from the coding sequence ATGAAGAACTTTTGGGAGTTAACGAAATTTGGAGTAAACAAATATTTTCGTTTTTCATATCGATATATTTTACTGGCAATTGTAGTCACTGTAATATTAGTTTTCTTGGAACCAATACTTGCAGGTCTTTTGATTGTCACGCTTGCATTTTTAATTACTTATGACATCAGAGAACACGATACAAAAATAAAGGCCCTGGAATCTGAAAAGTCCAAGGAGTCTGAAGAGTTTGAATCCGTGACTATGCACGCTATATTTCGCATGCCTTACCCACTTGTCATGACCGACAAGTCGGGGGTCATCACCTGGCAAAACTCGCCTTTTAGTGAAATTGTTGGGGAAATTGACAGGAATGCAAAATTAAACGAGCTAATTCCGGCTATCAACCTTAGCGAACTCGAAAAGGAACAAAAATCTTTTAATATTTCCTACAAGGATAAGTATTATTTGGTGAGGAGCGACAAGGTTTTGGACCACGGCAAGGTCGACAGGTACATCGTCTACATGCTAGATGTGACCAAGAACCGTGAGCTTGAAAAAGCTTATAACCAAGACGCCCTTGCAGTTATGGTTGTCTTTGTAGACAATCTTGACGAGGCCAAAACTGGCGGAGACGAGGCTCTGAGAACAAAAATTTCTTCAACAGTTGATACGACAATCGTCGACTACTTTACCTCCCACAATTCAATCGTTAGAAAATATGACAACGACAAGTACTTGGTAATTGCTGATAGGGATTCCTTTAACAAGATTAAGGCCAAGAAATTTAATATCTTAGATACCATCCGTGAGCTGGAATTTGAAAACACAATTCCGCTGACGCTTTCAATTGGCGTTTGCGACCTGGGCGAAAATCCAAACGAAAAATTCGTCAAGGCCAGATCTGCCATCGACATTGCCCTTGGCCGTGGGGGTGACCAGGCTGTATGCGTGGGCGAAAACGGCTACGAATACTTTGGCGGCAAGACCAAGGCCGTGCAAAAGCACACCAAGGTCAAGGCCCGCGTGATCGGCTACGCCCTCAAGGAACTTATTGACCAAGTGGAAAATATTTATGTATCTGGCCACAAAAATCCTGACATGGATGCCATTGGATCAGCTGTGGGCATCATGGCTATAGTCCAACTCAGAGGGAAAAACGCCAGACTTATTTTGGATGACGACACAGAAGCCGTCACTTCCATAATGGATCTTATGAAGGCTGAATCAAAGGCCATGTACGATTCTATTATCAGTCCTGATGAGGCCCTAAGGTCCTTTAAAAAAGGCGACCTCTTGATTTTAACCGACCACCACAAGCCATCCTTATCGCCTAGCAAAGAGCTGAGTGAGAAGGCGGACAATATTGTAATTATCGACCACCACAGAAGGTCGGACGAATTTATAGACAATCCTGCCCTTGTTTACTTGGAACCACACGCTTCATCTGCCAGTGAATTGGTTGCAGAAATTCTCCAATACATGATAGATGACAAGAAGCTATCCCACTTTGAATCTTCGGCTCTTATGGCGGGAATTATGCTGGATACCAAGAACTTTACAACTCAAACAGGCCTTAGGACTTTTGAAGCTGCAGGCCTCTTAACTCGTATGGGCGCAGACCCTGAAGAAGTCAAACTCTTATTTAGAGACGACTTTAAAACCTTCGTCAACAAGGCCAAGGCAGTTGAATCTGCGGAAATTTACAAGGATTACTTTGCAATTTCCATGACCAAAAACGAAGGCAACGAGGCGATTTTAACCGCAGCCCAAGCCAGCGACGACCTCTTAAAAATCGAGGGAGTCAAGGCCAGCTTTGTAATGGCAAAGATTGATAACATGGTTCACATAAGTGCCAGGTCCATGGGACAGGTTTCTGTTCAACTTATTATGGAGGCTCTGGGTGGTGGTGGCCACATAGCCCAAGCAGGTGCAAGGGTTGAGGGGACCATTGACGAAGTTAAAGAAAAAATTAAAGACGCAATTGACGATTATATAAAGGAGGAAAAAGATGAAAGTAATACTAATTGA
- a CDS encoding GNAT family N-acetyltransferase, with protein MKIETDNLILRPISYFDARDMFEYASDPRLALYGSWTPHTRIEETLRVIENMIEKSEDRPLFAIVHKADKKMIGTIHANIDRTEDGAGKRCEVGYIISPAYQNRGYASESLRAFIKYLFDDCSIHRIEGRHLAENIASGRVMGKTGMEVEGVLKDFYFKDDKYHDVVIHAILNDK; from the coding sequence ATGAAAATCGAAACCGATAATTTGATTTTGCGGCCCATATCTTATTTTGATGCTAGGGACATGTTTGAGTACGCATCTGATCCTCGGCTCGCCCTCTACGGATCCTGGACTCCCCATACCAGGATTGAGGAGACATTACGCGTTATAGAAAATATGATTGAAAAATCCGAGGACAGGCCCCTCTTTGCCATAGTCCACAAGGCTGACAAGAAGATGATTGGGACTATACACGCAAATATTGATCGGACAGAGGACGGGGCTGGCAAACGCTGTGAGGTCGGCTATATTATTTCGCCTGCCTATCAAAATCGGGGCTACGCCAGCGAGAGCCTAAGGGCCTTTATAAAATATCTCTTTGATGATTGCAGCATTCACAGGATCGAGGGCAGGCACCTGGCGGAAAATATTGCCAGCGGCCGGGTCATGGGCAAGACTGGCATGGAAGTGGAGGGCGTCCTCAAGGACTTTTATTTTAAAGATGATAAGTATCATGATGTCGTCATCCACGCTATTTTAAATGATAAATAA
- the rplI gene encoding 50S ribosomal protein L9 codes for MKVILIEDVKKIGKKGEIKEVKPGYARNALFPQNLAIEATPENMKEWEAEQAELKRLDAENKAEAQEMKKALEKKKIIIKWKGGSSGKLFGSVNSPEIADAIKEELGLDIDRKKIDLKSPIKETGDYEVTVKLYGATNANVKLEVVI; via the coding sequence ATGAAAGTAATACTAATTGAAGATGTTAAAAAAATTGGCAAGAAGGGTGAGATCAAGGAAGTTAAACCAGGTTATGCAAGAAACGCCCTCTTTCCACAAAACTTAGCCATCGAGGCAACTCCTGAAAATATGAAAGAATGGGAAGCTGAACAAGCCGAACTAAAGAGACTTGACGCTGAAAATAAGGCCGAGGCCCAAGAAATGAAGAAGGCTTTGGAAAAGAAAAAAATAATTATCAAATGGAAGGGCGGGAGCTCAGGCAAATTATTTGGTTCTGTAAACAGTCCAGAAATTGCTGACGCCATCAAGGAAGAGCTTGGCCTTGACATAGATAGAAAGAAGATTGATTTAAAATCGCCAATCAAAGAAACAGGCGACTACGAAGTTACAGTTAAACTCTACGGGGCAACAAATGCCAATGTAAAATTGGAGGTTGTAATCTAA
- the dnaB gene encoding replicative DNA helicase, translating to MQDFTLPESLDAEINVIANMINDAETVDVSLEIIKSEEEFYHKRNKLMYKAIMSLASRGKSINRVSIAEELKAMDALDMAGGPQYIAEVGSSYVTGARQKDLAEIVHEKYLFRRLAGIADEIKVQAVEAKGQAVDTIGAAEDMILDLGLKSGDDDLKHIGGILQESSKDLMDRAKLKGALSGLSTGFKDIDDMLSGFQKSDLILLAARPSMGKTALGVNFAVNAAQNKKTVAIFSLEMSKTQLALRIYSQLTNISLTNLIQGDLKTDDWKRISKTLVDFSQNNLYIDDMSGTSVQDMRAKLRRLQLEQGLDLVVIDYLQLMEAGGQTENRTLEISKISRGLKAMAKELDVPVIALSQLSRAPEQRTNHRPILSDLRESGAIEQDADVVLFLYRDEYYNPDSEDRGIGEVIIAKHRNGPTGTVKLVYKGENTKFLPMSKVEAPADLYQ from the coding sequence ATGCAAGATTTCACTCTGCCAGAATCCTTGGATGCGGAGATTAATGTAATTGCAAATATGATAAATGACGCCGAGACCGTGGATGTGTCCCTGGAAATTATCAAGTCCGAAGAGGAATTTTACCACAAAAGAAACAAGCTCATGTACAAGGCCATTATGTCTTTGGCCAGTCGGGGCAAGTCCATAAACAGGGTTAGCATTGCCGAAGAGCTCAAGGCCATGGACGCTTTGGATATGGCTGGCGGCCCCCAATACATTGCTGAAGTTGGTTCTTCATACGTAACTGGGGCCAGGCAAAAGGACTTGGCGGAAATTGTCCACGAAAAATATCTATTTAGGCGACTGGCTGGCATTGCAGACGAAATAAAAGTCCAAGCTGTCGAAGCCAAGGGCCAAGCGGTGGATACCATTGGTGCGGCCGAGGATATGATTTTGGATTTGGGTTTGAAATCAGGCGATGATGACCTCAAACACATCGGCGGAATCCTCCAGGAATCCAGCAAGGACCTCATGGATAGGGCCAAACTAAAGGGAGCCTTGTCAGGACTTTCCACAGGCTTCAAGGACATCGACGATATGCTATCTGGCTTTCAAAAGAGTGATCTTATTTTGCTTGCGGCTAGACCTTCTATGGGTAAGACCGCACTTGGCGTAAACTTTGCGGTAAATGCTGCACAAAATAAAAAGACAGTTGCCATTTTTTCTCTGGAAATGTCCAAGACCCAATTGGCCCTCAGAATTTATTCTCAGCTGACCAATATTTCTCTGACAAATCTTATCCAAGGGGATTTGAAGACAGATGATTGGAAACGAATTTCCAAGACCCTGGTTGACTTTTCTCAAAATAATTTATACATCGATGATATGAGTGGAACCAGCGTTCAAGATATGCGGGCCAAACTCAGACGCCTCCAGCTAGAACAAGGGCTTGATTTGGTTGTAATCGACTACTTGCAGCTCATGGAAGCTGGCGGTCAAACTGAAAACAGGACCTTGGAAATTTCAAAAATTTCTCGTGGCCTCAAGGCCATGGCCAAAGAACTCGACGTGCCAGTCATTGCACTTTCGCAATTGTCACGGGCTCCAGAGCAAAGGACCAACCACAGGCCGATTCTTTCTGACCTTCGTGAATCAGGGGCCATCGAACAAGACGCAGACGTTGTTTTGTTCTTGTATCGTGACGAATACTACAATCCCGATTCAGAGGACAGGGGCATAGGCGAAGTTATAATTGCCAAGCACAGAAACGGACCAACGGGTACAGTTAAACTCGTCTACAAGGGCGAAAACACCAAGTTTTTACCAATGTCAAAGGTGGAAGCACCGGCTGATTTGTATCAATAA
- a CDS encoding DNA-3-methyladenine glycosylase produces the protein MKNLQTYKYKLPDHFNLYDIMESGQVFMYYPHEKGFIIQTLNKRAYLEEDGDTLIIKTDHDPAIFLHYLDYDYDYDRDFQLLEDMGFPSDVLEYSDGIRLLNQDLEEIVFSFIISQNNNIKRIKKIINALRESVGDKISDSFGEYYSFPRADQINKLSVEDLREMGAGYRDKYIKNTAEFLTNNPDFLAQTLKLDTRAAHAELLTLSGVGPKVADCILLFGMGKRDVFPLDTWMEKVFLERFYQEKNRVKMANAGTKAYGNLAGLAQQLYFYHIRTAGK, from the coding sequence ATGAAGAACTTACAAACTTATAAATATAAATTGCCCGACCACTTTAATCTCTACGACATTATGGAAAGTGGCCAGGTCTTTATGTATTACCCTCACGAAAAGGGTTTTATAATTCAGACTTTAAACAAGCGGGCCTATCTGGAAGAGGACGGCGACACCTTGATAATTAAAACCGACCACGATCCGGCCATATTTTTACATTACCTGGACTACGACTACGATTACGACAGGGACTTTCAGCTCTTGGAAGACATGGGCTTTCCCAGTGACGTTTTGGAATATTCTGACGGCATTAGGCTCTTGAACCAAGACTTAGAGGAGATTGTTTTTTCTTTTATTATCAGTCAAAATAACAATATCAAGCGGATTAAAAAAATTATAAACGCCTTAAGAGAATCCGTTGGAGACAAAATATCGGACAGCTTTGGCGAATATTATTCCTTCCCCCGGGCTGACCAAATAAATAAATTATCGGTCGAGGACCTCCGGGAAATGGGGGCCGGCTACAGAGACAAGTACATCAAAAACACGGCCGAGTTTTTGACTAATAACCCAGACTTTTTAGCCCAAACTCTTAAGCTCGACACCAGGGCTGCCCACGCAGAACTCTTGACTCTATCGGGCGTTGGTCCAAAGGTTGCTGACTGCATTCTGCTCTTTGGTATGGGCAAACGTGACGTCTTTCCCCTGGATACCTGGATGGAAAAAGTTTTCCTGGAACGCTTTTACCAGGAAAAAAACCGGGTCAAGATGGCAAACGCGGGGACAAAGGCCTACGGCAATTTGGCGGGTCTGGCCCAGCAGCTATATTTTTATCATATAAGGACGGCCGGCAAATGA
- a CDS encoding ribonuclease E/G has translation MYFKIEDDKEKIIYTIIYDDKVRRIFVENNKEIQVGSIVHARVKSVDTNRNFSFIQLDGEDGFYNAADLKAGEDYFFNVRKKPSGEKGYKLDRNIKIKIEGAIGFPLGKEFYNNPMEKITGFPVKSKADDPDLARELKSTWEGILKEQSRLPIPKVVYKEASKSEKYIEKYQEDLGDHAAMLRAMANTPELTGRIMECEEGSLIIDSKDHFTFVDFNTDDYSKSYNRDLNHLDLNEKLLIEAIRILTLRNIEGMILIDILKLKDYGDFIKITKNILKSQGYYFHDITKLELMEITRRKTGRKYIDQDIINKIMGI, from the coding sequence ATGTATTTTAAAATCGAAGATGACAAAGAAAAAATAATCTATACAATTATATACGACGACAAAGTTCGTCGTATTTTTGTAGAGAATAATAAGGAAATTCAAGTTGGATCCATAGTCCACGCCCGGGTAAAAAGTGTAGATACAAATCGCAATTTTTCCTTTATACAATTAGACGGCGAGGACGGTTTTTACAATGCGGCCGACCTAAAGGCGGGCGAGGATTATTTTTTTAATGTCCGCAAAAAACCATCGGGCGAGAAGGGCTACAAGCTGGATAGGAATATTAAAATAAAAATCGAAGGTGCAATCGGCTTTCCGCTTGGAAAAGAATTTTATAATAATCCCATGGAAAAAATCACAGGCTTCCCTGTAAAATCAAAAGCTGATGACCCAGATTTGGCCAGAGAGCTCAAGTCGACCTGGGAGGGAATTTTAAAAGAACAATCACGACTCCCTATACCAAAAGTCGTCTACAAGGAAGCGAGCAAAAGCGAAAAATATATTGAAAAGTACCAGGAGGACTTGGGCGATCACGCGGCCATGCTAAGGGCTATGGCTAATACGCCTGAGCTTACGGGAAGGATTATGGAGTGTGAAGAAGGTAGCTTAATCATAGACAGTAAGGACCACTTTACCTTTGTGGACTTTAACACAGACGACTACTCCAAGTCCTACAATCGCGACCTCAACCACTTGGATTTAAATGAAAAACTTTTGATTGAGGCCATTAGGATTTTGACTTTAAGAAATATCGAAGGCATGATTTTGATCGATATCTTGAAGCTCAAGGACTATGGGGACTTTATAAAAATCACAAAAAATATTTTAAAATCTCAGGGCTATTATTTTCACGATATAACTAAGCTTGAACTAATGGAGATTACTCGAAGAAAGACAGGCCGAAAATACATTGACCAGGATATAATAAATAAAATAATGGGAATATAA